The genomic window AAACAGCAGTTCTTATTTAATTTTCTTAAAGCATTGCAAGATACAATTTGCTTTAAATGTTTCCTAAACTGAATTTAGGAAAAGCTTTTTCATCTACCATTATCATTTTTACGTTTTATAGCTATAACTATGTAATGGAATGATGTCATCGGTTACGTAAAAAATGCCTATTTTTCGTTTTTATCCAAAAAGCAAAAAAGCATTTCTGTTTATTAAATAATTTTATACTATGCGTATAGATAAATATCTCTGGTGCATCCGATATTATAAAACCCGCAGTATAGCTACAAAAGCTTGTAAAGAAGGTAAAATAAGAGTCAATACCGATATTGTAAAACCCTCTCGGGAAGTCTATTTGCATGATAAAATTACGGTACGTAAAAATCAGATCAATTATGCCCTCGAAGTTTTAGATATCCCTAAAAGCCGGTTGGGTGCTAAACTGGTTGATATGTACCGAAAAGACATTACTCCAAAAGAAGCGTTACAAAAATTAGACCTATTAAAATATTCCAAAGAATATTATCGTAAAAAAGGGATCGGACGCCCAACCAAAAAAGATCGTAGAGACCTTGATGATTGGTTTGAAGAACCT from Aquimarina sp. ERC-38 includes these protein-coding regions:
- a CDS encoding RNA-binding S4 domain-containing protein, translated to MRIDKYLWCIRYYKTRSIATKACKEGKIRVNTDIVKPSREVYLHDKITVRKNQINYALEVLDIPKSRLGAKLVDMYRKDITPKEALQKLDLLKYSKEYYRKKGIGRPTKKDRRDLDDWFEEPEEPKKTTDEEE